In the Methylophilus sp. 5 genome, one interval contains:
- the ubiA gene encoding 4-hydroxybenzoate octaprenyltransferase: MRSLTHWHAYYRLTRLDKPIGIWLLLWPTLWGLLIAGQGQPRPWVVLVFVLGTILMRSAGCALNDIADRHWDGAVARTNRRPLATGEISVKEAYLVALGLSLLAFALVCTLGWPVVVWSVPALFLAVSYPYTKRFFAIPQAYLGIAFGFGIPMTFIALQGQVPAVAWWLLLANVCWSVAYDTAYAMVDRADDLKIGIRSSAITFGRFDVLAIMGCFAAMMLILALVAQTLMFTWPFWLGWAVAAMQMWRQYQLVRTRQPDACFKAFLDNIWIGAALAVGMAASYCLGGLA, encoded by the coding sequence ATGCGATCACTGACTCACTGGCATGCCTATTACCGGCTGACGCGGCTGGATAAACCCATTGGCATCTGGCTGCTGTTATGGCCTACCCTGTGGGGGCTGCTGATTGCCGGACAAGGTCAGCCGCGGCCATGGGTGGTGCTGGTGTTTGTGCTGGGGACTATTTTGATGCGCTCGGCAGGCTGTGCACTCAATGATATTGCCGACCGGCATTGGGACGGCGCGGTTGCACGGACAAACAGGCGGCCGTTGGCAACGGGTGAAATCTCGGTCAAAGAAGCTTATCTGGTCGCGTTGGGGTTATCGCTGCTGGCATTTGCGCTGGTGTGCACACTGGGCTGGCCGGTGGTAGTGTGGTCTGTGCCAGCCTTGTTTCTGGCCGTGAGCTATCCTTACACCAAGCGTTTTTTCGCGATTCCGCAAGCCTATCTGGGCATTGCATTCGGCTTTGGCATCCCAATGACGTTTATTGCCTTGCAAGGGCAGGTGCCCGCTGTTGCCTGGTGGTTGTTGCTGGCTAATGTGTGCTGGTCAGTAGCCTATGACACGGCCTACGCCATGGTCGACAGAGCGGATGATCTTAAAATCGGTATTCGTTCTTCGGCGATTACCTTCGGTCGTTTTGATGTGCTGGCCATTATGGGCTGTTTTGCGGCCATGATGCTGATTCTGGCCTTGGTCGCGCAAACGCTAATGTTCACTTGGCCATTCTGGCTGGGCTGGGCGGTAGCCGCGATGCAAATGTGGCGGCAATATCAGTTAGTTCGTACCCGTCAGCCCGACGCATGTTTCAAGGCGTTTTTGGATAATATCTGGATAGGCGCCGCGTTGGCCGTGGGCATGGCGGCAAGCTACTGCTTAGGCGGACTTGCGTAA
- a CDS encoding chorismate lyase translates to MHDRQDSGWQAHIVGHTPLRPWLQERGSLTARLKQQYPDFSVQVLAQGWHKPNVDEQALLRLPPSTRAWVREVLLMGEGQPQVFAHSVIARNDLRGTWCHLRKIGRVPLGAALFANASVQRGRLHYRKLPSTHPLHQAFCRYFPEQSRQVLWARRSLFCLRHYRLLVTEVFLPSCAQRPAR, encoded by the coding sequence ATGCATGACAGGCAAGATTCTGGCTGGCAAGCCCACATTGTTGGTCATACCCCTTTGCGTCCATGGTTGCAGGAGCGTGGCTCGTTAACGGCGCGCTTAAAGCAGCAATATCCCGATTTTTCTGTGCAGGTACTTGCTCAGGGCTGGCACAAGCCTAATGTTGATGAGCAGGCGCTATTGCGATTGCCGCCGTCGACTCGTGCCTGGGTGCGCGAAGTGTTGTTGATGGGCGAGGGGCAGCCGCAAGTATTTGCGCACAGTGTCATTGCCCGCAACGATTTGCGAGGGACATGGTGCCATTTGCGCAAGATTGGCCGTGTGCCGCTGGGGGCGGCGCTGTTTGCCAATGCCAGCGTGCAGCGAGGACGCTTGCACTACCGAAAGTTGCCGTCTACACATCCTTTGCATCAAGCCTTTTGCCGTTATTTTCCTGAGCAGTCGCGGCAAGTGTTATGGGCCAGACGCTCATTGTTTTGCCTGCGGCATTATCGTTTACTGGTCACCGAGGTATTTTTACCTTCATGCGCCCAGCGGCCGGCTCGTTAG
- a CDS encoding murein transglycosylase A — protein MKTLFNVRQCLLLAAACWLVGCQSVPPTPQHPAPAKPLPTKPPVAAPEKPSATTTTPAQPYALLKPASWAELPGLAKEDWAASWRAWLQGCQGLKNKPDWQAVCAVALLVNADDAVAIQAYWRQYFNVYQTQQAEGAQQGLMTGYYQPVLKGARTASARFPIPLYKIPADLITVNLSGLFPELKYKRVRGRLQGQSLVPYYTRADIEQNQSPLAGSELLWVNDAVEAFFLQVQGSGIVELENGERLPVGYADQNGHPYQSIGKLLVERGEMVASEASMQGIKTWGVQHPDQLRALLDANPSYVFFKLLPAGLSGPLGALGVPLTAARSIAVDPFYIPLGAPVYLASTYPNSEAPLQQLMQAQDTGGAIKGGVRADVYWGEGEPAGKLAGAMRQQGQLWVWLPKTFPLPH, from the coding sequence ATTAAAACTCTCTTCAATGTTCGCCAATGTTTATTGCTGGCAGCGGCATGTTGGCTGGTAGGCTGTCAAAGCGTGCCGCCAACGCCGCAGCACCCTGCACCAGCCAAACCATTGCCGACCAAGCCGCCTGTGGCTGCGCCAGAAAAGCCATCAGCAACCACGACTACCCCTGCCCAGCCTTATGCCCTGCTTAAGCCAGCCAGTTGGGCTGAGTTGCCAGGCTTGGCAAAAGAAGATTGGGCGGCGAGCTGGCGTGCCTGGTTGCAAGGTTGTCAGGGGCTCAAAAACAAGCCTGACTGGCAAGCTGTGTGTGCGGTGGCTTTGCTGGTCAACGCCGATGACGCCGTGGCTATCCAGGCTTACTGGCGGCAATACTTCAATGTGTATCAAACACAGCAGGCAGAAGGCGCGCAGCAGGGTTTGATGACCGGCTATTACCAGCCGGTGTTAAAAGGCGCCCGCACTGCCAGCGCCCGGTTTCCGATACCTTTATACAAAATACCTGCCGACCTGATTACGGTTAATTTGTCCGGGCTGTTTCCTGAGCTTAAATACAAGCGCGTGCGTGGCCGCTTGCAGGGGCAGTCACTGGTGCCGTATTACACGCGTGCTGACATTGAACAAAACCAGTCACCATTGGCTGGCAGTGAGTTGTTATGGGTCAATGATGCGGTGGAGGCCTTTTTCTTACAGGTGCAAGGCTCAGGTATTGTTGAGCTGGAGAATGGTGAGCGGCTGCCAGTGGGCTACGCCGACCAAAATGGGCACCCTTACCAGTCGATAGGCAAGCTGTTGGTGGAGCGTGGTGAGATGGTGGCGAGTGAGGCGTCCATGCAGGGGATTAAAACCTGGGGTGTGCAACATCCTGATCAATTGCGCGCCTTGCTGGATGCGAACCCTAGCTATGTGTTTTTTAAATTATTACCCGCTGGCTTGTCGGGGCCGCTGGGCGCGTTGGGCGTACCGTTAACGGCCGCCCGCAGTATTGCGGTGGACCCGTTTTATATCCCCCTCGGCGCACCAGTCTACCTGGCTAGCACTTACCCAAACTCGGAGGCGCCTTTGCAGCAGTTAATGCAGGCGCAGGATACCGGTGGCGCGATTAAAGGCGGCGTGCGGGCCGATGTGTATTGGGGTGAGGGCGAGCCCGCCGGTAAGCTGGCCGGGGCGATGCGCCAGCAAGGTCAGCTGTGGGTGTGGTTGCCTAAAACGTTCCCATTGCCGCATTAG
- the apaG gene encoding Co2+/Mg2+ efflux protein ApaG, with the protein MADNGLYACEVSVVTEYLQAQSSPEAGQYVYAYTITIRNTGQTPVQLISRHWVITDAMQQVREVKGLGVVGDQPLLAPDAEYSYTSSVMFSTPSGEMYGTYQMVAVDGHWFEVDIPTFWLHQAAGLH; encoded by the coding sequence GTGGCGGATAACGGCTTATATGCATGCGAAGTCTCGGTGGTCACCGAGTATTTGCAAGCGCAATCGTCACCTGAGGCTGGGCAGTATGTCTATGCCTATACCATTACTATCCGCAATACTGGCCAGACGCCGGTGCAACTGATTAGCCGCCATTGGGTCATTACTGATGCCATGCAACAAGTGCGCGAAGTGAAGGGCTTGGGGGTGGTGGGTGACCAGCCATTGCTGGCGCCGGATGCCGAGTACAGTTATACCAGCAGTGTCATGTTTAGCACGCCTAGCGGCGAAATGTATGGCACCTATCAAATGGTCGCCGTCGATGGCCACTGGTTCGAGGTGGATATTCCGACGTTTTGGCTGCACCAGGCCGCAGGCCTGCATTGA
- a CDS encoding thiazole synthase: MNDALVIAGKSYQSRLLVGTGKYADFTQTRAAIDASGAEIITVAIRRTNIGQNANEPSLLDYLPPSEFTYLPNTAGCYSAEDAVRTLRLARELLDDHRLVKLEVLGDPNTLYPNVTETIAAAKTLVKEGFEVMVYTSDDPIIAKQLEDIGCVAVMPLASLIGSGMGILNPWNLQIIIESAKIPVLVDAGVGCASDAAIAMELGCAGVLMNTAIAAARDPVLMASAMKKAVEAGRESFLAGRMAKKLYSASPSSPTSGMIG; the protein is encoded by the coding sequence ATGAATGACGCTTTGGTAATCGCCGGGAAGAGTTATCAGTCCCGCTTGTTGGTGGGCACTGGAAAATACGCCGACTTTACGCAGACGCGCGCAGCGATTGACGCCAGTGGCGCTGAAATTATCACTGTTGCGATTCGCCGGACCAATATTGGCCAAAATGCTAACGAGCCCTCGTTGCTGGATTATTTGCCGCCGAGCGAGTTTACCTATTTGCCCAATACCGCCGGTTGTTATAGCGCAGAAGATGCCGTGCGTACATTGCGTTTGGCGCGTGAGCTGCTGGATGACCACAGGCTGGTCAAGCTGGAGGTGCTGGGCGACCCTAACACCTTGTATCCCAATGTGACGGAGACTATTGCGGCGGCCAAAACCTTGGTGAAAGAGGGCTTTGAGGTCATGGTGTATACCTCGGATGACCCGATTATTGCCAAACAGCTGGAAGACATCGGTTGTGTGGCCGTGATGCCGTTGGCCTCACTGATTGGCTCTGGTATGGGCATTTTAAACCCTTGGAACCTGCAAATCATCATTGAAAGCGCCAAAATTCCGGTGCTGGTCGATGCGGGTGTGGGCTGTGCTTCGGATGCTGCGATTGCCATGGAGTTAGGCTGTGCCGGGGTGCTGATGAATACCGCGATTGCCGCAGCGCGTGATCCGGTGTTGATGGCAAGTGCCATGAAAAAAGCGGTTGAGGCTGGTCGCGAATCATTCTTGGCCGGGCGGATGGCGAAAAAGCTCTATTCTGCCAGCCCTAGTTCACCAACCAGCGGGATGATCGGTTAA
- the thiS gene encoding sulfur carrier protein ThiS, translating to MQIFVNGKATPLPAEAMSVLALVEFMQLSGKRIAIERNGDIVPRSQFAEVHLQADDQLEIVGAVGGG from the coding sequence ATGCAAATTTTCGTCAATGGTAAGGCGACGCCGCTACCGGCAGAAGCCATGAGTGTGCTGGCGCTGGTGGAGTTTATGCAGCTCAGCGGCAAACGCATTGCCATTGAGCGTAATGGTGATATTGTGCCGCGTAGCCAGTTTGCCGAAGTGCACTTGCAGGCGGACGATCAGCTGGAAATTGTCGGTGCTGTGGGCGGCGGTTAG
- the gndA gene encoding NADP-dependent phosphogluconate dehydrogenase yields the protein MTTKNADIGLVGLAVMGQNLALNIADHGYTIAVYNRDPKKMLNFIEECKKNEPSHERVVGHADLASFVLSIKRPRKIVLLVKAGSATDVTINALLPFLEQGDIIIDGGNALWTDTIRREKELAAKGIEFIGSGVSGGETGARFGPSLMPSGTRKAWSSLEPIWRDIAAKVDPVTGTPLEGGAPGKPVEGGFSCAEYIGPDGAGHYVKMVHNGIEYIDMQLICEAYWLMKNLLGMPADEIGKVFAEWNKGELSSFLIEITADILQQKDPAGKGFLVDQILDTAGQKGTGQWTAANALELGAPANAIAAAVYARALSSLKEERVEASKILKGPVIVKETDKAAIIEAIKNALYCSKICAYAQGFQLIDKAQVAYNWKLNFGEIAQIWRGGCIIRARFLQKITDAYALNSRLKNLMLDPYFTNAMNEGQAGWRKVIALAVTNGIPAQGFAAALAYYDGYRSADLPANLLQGQRDYFGAHTYERKDQARGQFFHLDWPEAGRPQLAIE from the coding sequence ATGACTACAAAAAATGCGGATATTGGATTGGTGGGATTGGCAGTGATGGGCCAAAACCTGGCGCTTAACATTGCGGATCACGGCTATACCATTGCGGTGTATAACCGTGACCCGAAAAAAATGCTGAACTTCATTGAAGAATGCAAAAAGAATGAGCCTTCGCACGAGCGCGTGGTTGGCCATGCCGATTTGGCTTCTTTTGTATTAAGCATCAAACGTCCTCGTAAAATCGTATTGCTGGTTAAAGCTGGTAGCGCAACCGATGTGACCATTAATGCCTTGCTACCGTTTTTGGAGCAAGGCGACATTATTATTGATGGCGGTAATGCATTGTGGACTGACACCATCCGCCGTGAAAAAGAGCTGGCTGCCAAAGGTATCGAGTTTATTGGCTCGGGTGTCTCTGGTGGTGAAACCGGTGCCCGTTTTGGTCCTTCATTAATGCCGTCTGGTACCCGTAAGGCTTGGTCTAGCCTGGAGCCGATCTGGCGCGATATTGCTGCTAAAGTTGACCCGGTGACCGGCACCCCGCTAGAGGGTGGCGCACCTGGCAAGCCGGTTGAGGGTGGCTTCTCTTGTGCCGAATACATTGGCCCTGACGGCGCTGGCCATTATGTAAAAATGGTGCACAACGGTATTGAGTACATTGATATGCAGTTGATCTGCGAAGCCTACTGGTTGATGAAAAACTTGCTGGGCATGCCTGCAGACGAAATCGGTAAAGTATTTGCAGAGTGGAACAAAGGCGAATTATCCAGCTTCCTGATTGAAATCACGGCGGATATCCTGCAACAAAAAGATCCCGCTGGTAAAGGCTTTTTGGTGGACCAGATTCTGGATACGGCTGGTCAAAAAGGCACGGGTCAATGGACCGCGGCCAATGCGCTGGAACTGGGCGCACCGGCTAACGCAATTGCAGCAGCAGTATATGCCCGCGCGTTGTCCAGCTTAAAAGAAGAGCGTGTAGAAGCGAGCAAAATTCTGAAAGGGCCGGTCATCGTTAAAGAGACCGACAAGGCTGCCATTATTGAAGCGATTAAAAACGCCTTGTATTGCTCTAAAATCTGCGCTTACGCACAAGGTTTCCAACTCATTGACAAAGCGCAAGTGGCTTACAACTGGAAGCTCAACTTTGGTGAAATTGCACAGATCTGGCGTGGCGGTTGTATCATCCGTGCGCGTTTCTTGCAGAAAATCACTGATGCGTACGCATTGAATTCACGCCTGAAAAACCTGATGCTGGATCCGTACTTTACCAACGCGATGAATGAAGGCCAGGCTGGCTGGCGCAAGGTGATTGCGCTGGCTGTGACCAACGGTATTCCGGCACAAGGCTTTGCTGCAGCGCTGGCGTATTACGATGGTTACCGCAGTGCCGATTTGCCAGCAAACTTGCTGCAAGGTCAGCGTGACTACTTTGGCGCGCATACTTATGAGCGTAAAGATCAGGCACGTGGTCAGTTCTTCCACCTGGATTGGCCTGAAGCAGGTCGTCCGCAATTGGCGATTGAGTAA
- a CDS encoding dienelactone hydrolase family protein yields the protein MLITSEIVDLNTPTGVMRTYVHRPKHDGKVPAVLFYSEIFQQTGPIERAARLLAGYGYAVLVPEVFHELNPIGTVLGYDDAGRDKGNADKMAKDVQAYDTDNRAMIDYLNAQPWYDGNLGAAGFCIGGHLAFRAALQPEVKATACFYATDLHTNIIPNQPGQHSMERVNEIKGELLMIWGKQDPHIPADKRAELYNRFAALPGLHYTWHEFNGQHAFMRDEGERYDAQLVNLGYQLTLQMFGNVLK from the coding sequence ATGCTGATTACAAGCGAAATCGTCGATTTAAACACTCCAACCGGAGTGATGCGTACTTATGTGCATCGTCCAAAACACGATGGCAAGGTGCCTGCGGTTTTGTTTTACTCCGAAATCTTTCAGCAGACCGGCCCGATTGAGCGTGCTGCACGTCTGTTGGCAGGTTATGGCTACGCGGTGCTCGTGCCGGAAGTGTTTCATGAATTAAACCCGATTGGCACGGTATTAGGCTATGACGACGCTGGCCGTGACAAAGGTAACGCCGACAAAATGGCCAAAGACGTGCAGGCCTACGACACTGACAACCGCGCCATGATTGATTACCTGAATGCACAGCCTTGGTATGACGGTAACCTGGGCGCTGCAGGCTTCTGCATTGGCGGCCATCTGGCTTTTAGAGCCGCGTTGCAGCCAGAAGTGAAAGCGACCGCCTGTTTTTATGCCACCGATTTGCATACCAATATTATTCCAAACCAGCCAGGCCAGCACAGCATGGAGCGCGTCAATGAGATCAAAGGCGAGCTGCTGATGATCTGGGGCAAGCAAGACCCGCATATCCCAGCTGACAAGCGTGCCGAGCTCTATAACCGCTTTGCGGCTTTGCCCGGCTTGCACTACACCTGGCACGAATTTAATGGGCAGCATGCCTTTATGCGCGATGAAGGTGAACGTTACGATGCGCAGTTGGTCAACCTCGGGTATCAGTTGACCTTGCAAATGTTCGGTAACGTACTTAAGTAA
- a CDS encoding serine protease translates to MRLLPHLLIFAACWLFMQAAQAEPDRELVYRLKASVVKVHAITASGGHGVGSGVVVDKDTVATNCHVVANSAGISISKFGESISPVEMIADWQHDICLLKFKYLELPAVTLASAASLHYGDEVFSIGFPGGPPKPQTIAGKVRALYAYDGSMIVRTDAAFIMGASGSPTFNQSGELVSLSTFKSPGKQAYFYSVPVEWIVTLMQHDATTSTNPTTTAFWDLPPEARPPWMQVVQPYQTGDWSALEGIARAWLLQQPDSAEANFYLASALHGQGQLSPAQQSYERAVRLQPAHIDAWRGLATLAQQTQQSVLLNNAEQHIQQLDGQAH, encoded by the coding sequence ATGCGCTTATTGCCTCATCTATTGATTTTCGCTGCATGCTGGCTATTCATGCAGGCCGCACAGGCCGAACCTGACCGTGAACTGGTTTACCGCCTCAAAGCGTCAGTAGTGAAAGTGCATGCCATCACCGCCAGCGGTGGTCATGGAGTCGGCAGTGGCGTGGTTGTCGATAAAGACACGGTCGCCACCAACTGCCACGTTGTCGCAAACAGTGCCGGCATCAGCATTTCAAAGTTTGGTGAGAGCATCAGCCCAGTTGAAATGATTGCAGACTGGCAACACGATATTTGTTTGCTTAAATTCAAGTATCTGGAACTTCCTGCCGTCACTCTAGCCTCAGCCGCCTCGTTACATTATGGCGACGAAGTGTTTTCGATTGGCTTTCCTGGCGGGCCGCCCAAGCCACAAACCATCGCGGGCAAGGTGCGCGCCTTATATGCTTATGATGGCAGCATGATTGTGCGCACAGACGCAGCCTTTATCATGGGCGCCAGCGGCAGCCCGACATTTAATCAATCGGGCGAGCTGGTGTCACTCAGCACCTTTAAAAGTCCGGGTAAGCAGGCTTATTTTTACAGTGTGCCGGTCGAGTGGATAGTCACCTTAATGCAACACGACGCCACCACCAGCACCAACCCAACGACCACCGCTTTTTGGGACTTGCCACCAGAGGCGCGCCCGCCCTGGATGCAAGTCGTGCAGCCTTATCAAACTGGCGACTGGTCAGCATTAGAAGGCATTGCACGCGCCTGGCTTTTACAACAACCCGACTCGGCAGAGGCCAACTTCTACCTGGCCAGCGCCTTGCATGGCCAAGGGCAGCTTAGCCCCGCGCAACAATCATATGAACGCGCAGTCAGGTTACAGCCCGCCCATATTGATGCCTGGCGTGGGCTCGCCACCTTGGCACAACAAACGCAACAGTCGGTGCTGCTCAACAACGCCGAGCAACATATCCAGCAGTTAGATGGCCAGGCGCACTAG
- the hemL gene encoding glutamate-1-semialdehyde 2,1-aminomutase — MTSRNQQLFEKSQQLIPGGVNSPVRAFRSVGGTPIFFKKGLGSKLWDVDGKEYIDYINSWGPMILGHAHPEVIAAVQQAAANSLSFGAPTGLELEMAELINTLVPSMEQVRLVSSGTEATMSAIRVARGFTKRSKIVKFEGCYHGHADALLVKAGSGLLTFGEPSSAGVPAEVAAHTLTLDYNNTQMLKDTFASIGDEIACVILEPVVGNMNLIVPQQEFLQTLRELCTQHGIVLIFDEVMTGFRVALGGAQALYGIKPDMTTLGKVIGGGLPVGAFGGRKDIMSVLAPLGPVYQAGTLSGNPVAVTAGLTTLKLVQAPGFYEKLTAQTAKLTHGLTQAAQSAGVTFSAQHVGGMFGLYFSASNPSSYAEMMQADKNAFNKFFHSMLDSGIYLGPSAFEAGFVSAAHTDADIAQTVQAAATAFASL, encoded by the coding sequence ATGACCTCTCGCAACCAGCAACTGTTTGAAAAATCCCAGCAACTGATCCCAGGTGGCGTCAACTCGCCAGTACGCGCGTTTCGTAGCGTGGGCGGCACGCCTATCTTCTTCAAAAAAGGGCTGGGGTCAAAACTGTGGGATGTCGATGGCAAGGAATATATCGACTATATCAACTCCTGGGGGCCAATGATTCTGGGGCATGCACACCCTGAAGTGATCGCAGCGGTGCAGCAAGCAGCGGCTAACAGCCTGAGTTTTGGTGCGCCTACCGGCCTCGAGCTGGAAATGGCCGAACTGATTAACACGCTGGTGCCCAGCATGGAACAAGTACGCCTGGTCAGTAGCGGCACCGAAGCCACCATGAGCGCCATTCGCGTGGCGCGCGGCTTTACCAAACGCAGCAAAATCGTCAAGTTTGAAGGTTGCTACCATGGCCACGCCGACGCCTTACTGGTGAAAGCCGGTTCAGGCTTACTAACCTTTGGCGAGCCAAGCTCTGCCGGTGTACCCGCAGAAGTGGCCGCACACACCTTGACGCTGGACTACAACAACACACAAATGCTCAAAGATACCTTTGCCAGCATTGGCGATGAAATCGCCTGCGTGATTCTGGAGCCGGTCGTTGGCAATATGAACCTGATTGTGCCGCAGCAGGAGTTTTTACAAACCTTGCGCGAACTCTGTACCCAGCACGGCATTGTGCTGATTTTTGATGAAGTGATGACTGGCTTTCGCGTGGCACTAGGCGGCGCACAAGCCTTGTATGGCATCAAGCCAGACATGACCACATTGGGCAAAGTCATTGGCGGCGGTTTGCCGGTGGGCGCATTTGGCGGCCGCAAAGACATTATGAGCGTATTGGCGCCACTAGGCCCGGTCTACCAGGCAGGCACGCTTTCTGGCAACCCGGTCGCAGTCACAGCGGGCCTCACCACCTTAAAGCTAGTGCAAGCACCTGGCTTTTATGAAAAACTCACTGCACAAACAGCCAAGCTCACCCACGGCCTGACACAAGCGGCTCAAAGCGCAGGCGTCACCTTTAGTGCCCAACACGTAGGCGGCATGTTTGGCCTCTACTTTAGCGCTAGCAACCCAAGCAGCTACGCAGAGATGATGCAGGCAGACAAAAACGCTTTTAACAAATTCTTTCACAGTATGCTCGATAGCGGCATTTATCTTGGCCCATCAGCGTTTGAAGCAGGGTTTGTCTCAGCAGCACATACTGACGCAGACATTGCACAAACCGTACAAGCGGCAGCCACTGCATTTGCCAGCCTGTAA